In Vibrio alfacsensis, the following proteins share a genomic window:
- a CDS encoding adenylate kinase has product MRRINVVGSSGSGKSTFSQKLADTLDVTYIEMDELFWLPNWEQRDDESFFEQIKNATQRDSWVLDGNYTRTQAYKWERVDTIIWLDYSRSLTMYRSITRSIKRAWTKQELWSGTGNRESFRKAFLNKDSVILWSIQNYKSRRERYLRLKDQLKDSPIKFIHITSPKMADEFLSLAKLYH; this is encoded by the coding sequence ATGAGACGCATTAATGTTGTAGGCAGTAGTGGCAGTGGTAAATCGACATTCTCTCAAAAACTCGCAGACACGTTAGATGTGACTTACATTGAAATGGATGAGCTATTTTGGCTACCTAACTGGGAACAACGTGATGATGAATCGTTTTTTGAGCAAATAAAAAACGCAACGCAACGAGACAGTTGGGTGCTGGATGGCAATTATACCCGAACGCAGGCGTACAAATGGGAGCGAGTTGATACGATCATTTGGCTTGATTACTCCAGATCATTGACCATGTATCGTTCTATTACTCGTTCGATAAAGCGAGCTTGGACTAAGCAAGAACTTTGGAGTGGTACAGGGAATCGAGAAAGTTTTCGTAAGGCGTTTTTAAATAAAGACTCGGTGATTCTCTGGTCAATACAGAACTATAAAAGTCGACGAGAAAGGTATCTGCGGTTAAAAGATCAGTTAAAAGATTCACCGATCAAATTCATACACATCACATCGCCTAAAATGGCGGATGAGTTTCTGTCATTGGCTAAGCTCTATCACTGA
- a CDS encoding histidine phosphatase family protein: MEIVFVRHGVPDFSLADARKMTQLEKDYAPLSREHVSTLKGQLMHPIFDDADIIVSSPYTRALQTAELINRHRGLELFVEHDLREWRADRHGGYISLKERDQRWHEYRALLKAKLQMTDERYEHVDELKARVEAVLTQFKQYKKVIVVSHFNVFEALQGFQHEALFCGEFRVIYW, from the coding sequence ATGGAAATCGTTTTTGTTCGTCATGGTGTGCCCGATTTTTCGTTAGCGGATGCGCGTAAAATGACGCAGCTTGAAAAAGATTATGCACCACTAAGTCGAGAGCACGTCTCGACACTCAAAGGGCAGCTCATGCATCCTATTTTTGACGATGCGGATATCATTGTCAGTTCCCCTTATACACGAGCACTGCAAACGGCGGAATTGATTAATCGTCATCGCGGGTTAGAGCTTTTCGTTGAACATGACTTAAGGGAGTGGCGGGCGGATCGGCATGGCGGTTATATTTCATTAAAAGAACGCGACCAACGTTGGCATGAATATCGAGCGTTATTGAAAGCGAAGTTACAGATGACGGATGAACGCTATGAGCATGTCGATGAACTAAAAGCGCGCGTAGAGGCAGTACTGACTCAATTTAAACAGTATAAGAAAGTGATTGTGGTGAGTCATTTTAACGTGTTTGAAGCCCTGCAAGGCTTTCAACACGAGGCTCTGTTTTGCGGGGAGTTTAGGGTAATTTATTGGTGA
- a CDS encoding lipocalin family protein: MKSLKLLFLVSLTTLFGCTSKPDGVEPVNNFELKPYLGKWYEVARLDHSFERGLSNVTAEYELRKDGGVTVINRGYSDEEQAWTQADGKAYFVGDENTGHLKVSFFGPFYSSYIVFELGQNYDYAFVSGFNHDYLWLLSRTPTIDAATIERFKQVAKSKGFKLDELILVDQTQSTLGN; the protein is encoded by the coding sequence ATGAAATCTCTTAAATTACTTTTCCTTGTATCTCTTACTACGCTATTTGGTTGTACTTCTAAACCGGATGGCGTTGAGCCTGTCAATAATTTCGAGCTGAAACCGTATTTAGGTAAATGGTATGAAGTGGCACGGCTAGACCATTCTTTTGAGCGTGGTCTCTCAAACGTAACCGCAGAGTACGAGTTGCGAAAAGACGGCGGTGTTACGGTGATAAACCGTGGATATTCGGACGAAGAACAAGCGTGGACTCAAGCCGACGGCAAAGCGTATTTCGTTGGAGATGAGAACACCGGACACTTAAAAGTCTCGTTCTTTGGTCCATTTTACTCATCTTATATTGTGTTCGAACTAGGGCAAAACTATGACTACGCATTTGTTTCTGGCTTTAATCATGATTACCTGTGGCTACTTTCAAGAACGCCAACGATAGACGCAGCCACTATCGAACGCTTTAAACAAGTGGCGAAGTCAAAAGGCTTTAAACTGGACGAGTTAATCCTTGTTGATCAAACCCAATCAACACTTGGTAATTAG
- a CDS encoding ankyrin repeat domain-containing protein → MNSNQLIDYSNSIDTFEKACATGNVEHIKEHIKNGASVLNINRQTGAAPLHFAAQSGNVEAFECLLKHGAYLNQQIPINGMTPLMMAVWHKHTALTEFILEQPQVNIEIAAHYGLKARDLSRFGFKQPFDDQAQAIIAKFDAVFEAYLAKRDMLESNPLFKIILGTGSDQQKAKAISEEVAHGNIDKEAINAVMPHKSNGNDAHTPILLASRDGLVETTKVLLENGADQTIVDSYMRSLPMHKAAFSGHADVLAVLLADEKAHQTINAQGPLNGYTPLHDAVWNGHFDCVKVLVENGCETKIEGHDGFTPIDFATRLNRDEMLKLL, encoded by the coding sequence ATGAACTCAAATCAGCTTATCGATTACTCAAACAGCATTGATACCTTTGAGAAGGCTTGTGCAACAGGCAATGTTGAACACATTAAGGAGCACATAAAAAATGGTGCGTCGGTTCTGAATATCAACCGACAAACGGGGGCTGCTCCTCTGCATTTTGCCGCCCAAAGCGGGAACGTTGAGGCATTTGAATGCCTGCTGAAGCATGGTGCCTATCTCAATCAGCAAATACCAATAAATGGTATGACACCCTTAATGATGGCGGTTTGGCACAAACACACAGCGTTGACTGAATTTATCTTGGAGCAGCCACAAGTCAACATCGAGATTGCTGCTCATTATGGCCTGAAAGCGAGAGATCTGAGTCGATTTGGTTTTAAACAACCGTTCGATGACCAAGCTCAAGCAATTATCGCAAAGTTTGACGCGGTGTTTGAGGCGTATTTAGCTAAAAGAGATATGTTAGAAAGTAATCCGCTATTCAAAATTATTTTAGGCACGGGATCTGACCAACAAAAAGCCAAGGCTATCAGTGAAGAGGTCGCGCATGGCAATATTGATAAGGAAGCGATTAATGCTGTGATGCCACATAAGAGCAATGGTAATGATGCACATACGCCAATACTTCTTGCGAGTCGTGATGGTCTGGTAGAAACAACAAAAGTATTGCTTGAGAACGGCGCAGATCAAACGATCGTTGATAGCTATATGCGTTCATTGCCCATGCATAAAGCCGCATTCTCTGGGCACGCAGATGTATTGGCGGTTTTATTGGCAGATGAAAAAGCACATCAAACCATCAATGCACAAGGACCGCTAAATGGCTATACACCTTTGCATGATGCGGTTTGGAATGGTCACTTTGATTGCGTGAAAGTACTGGTTGAGAACGGGTGCGAAACGAAAATTGAGGGACATGATGGGTTCACACCGATTGATTTTGCGACAAGATTAAACCGAGATGAAATGCTCAAATTACTCTAG
- a CDS encoding NAD(P)H-dependent oxidoreductase produces the protein MNVLVVYWHPEPKSFNGAMFRTAVETLKSAGHSVKTSNLHAMNFDPVSGRHNFTTTNDSEFFKQQLEEMYATDHDGFAPEIEAEIQKLEWCDLVIIQFPLWWFGMPAMLKGWVDRVLAMGRTYGGGRFYENGVYKGKKAMVSVTMGGPEEMYLKGGWNGDLNAILRPIHRGIFEFNGFSVLAPQKVFGPARKSEEERVSELESYAQRLQNIFEESAIEIGQY, from the coding sequence ATGAATGTCCTTGTTGTTTACTGGCATCCAGAGCCAAAAAGTTTTAACGGCGCAATGTTTCGCACCGCGGTAGAAACGCTAAAATCAGCAGGACATAGCGTTAAAACCTCTAACTTACATGCGATGAATTTTGATCCTGTATCTGGCCGCCATAACTTTACCACTACGAATGATTCGGAGTTTTTCAAACAGCAACTGGAAGAAATGTACGCCACCGATCATGATGGCTTTGCCCCCGAAATTGAAGCGGAAATCCAGAAATTGGAATGGTGTGACCTCGTCATCATCCAGTTCCCACTTTGGTGGTTTGGCATGCCAGCAATGCTCAAAGGCTGGGTAGACCGCGTGTTAGCAATGGGGCGAACTTATGGCGGCGGCCGTTTCTATGAGAATGGTGTCTACAAGGGCAAAAAAGCCATGGTCAGTGTCACCATGGGAGGACCGGAAGAAATGTATCTGAAAGGTGGTTGGAATGGCGATTTGAATGCCATTTTACGCCCTATTCATCGCGGCATTTTCGAGTTCAACGGTTTTTCAGTATTAGCGCCACAAAAAGTGTTTGGTCCGGCGAGAAAATCCGAAGAAGAGCGTGTTTCTGAACTAGAAAGTTACGCCCAACGTTTGCAGAATATCTTTGAAGAATCTGCCATTGAGATTGGGCAGTATTGA
- a CDS encoding substrate binding domain-containing protein, with product MASIQSTIEQLSDKAKNTSGVIKINLPASSIGQEHILPLVLEFMQRYPEISCELHFDDRNVDLIEHGFDLGIGTAINQDSRLIARPLITQNIGIYAASSYLDTYGIPNNIEALAQHRCLPVRSLTTGRFHHWRLKEGNGAKLYEPQGRLIMNNFAAAQKATVAGAGIAMLGSWMFKKELQDGTIQPILERFWGTDHHLGLLFIPKILAESSTSFDRLFGHKHQTNNMNSNQIMSVKKWFFDSLVYKK from the coding sequence ATGGCTTCGATCCAAAGCACAATTGAACAGCTTTCCGACAAAGCAAAAAACACCAGTGGAGTCATCAAAATCAATCTACCTGCCAGCTCTATCGGTCAAGAGCATATTTTGCCGTTGGTGTTGGAGTTTATGCAGCGCTATCCAGAGATCAGTTGCGAACTCCATTTTGATGATCGCAATGTCGACTTAATTGAGCATGGGTTTGATCTCGGTATTGGCACCGCGATTAACCAAGATTCGCGTTTGATTGCTCGCCCGCTTATTACACAGAATATTGGTATTTATGCGGCGTCATCTTATTTAGACACCTATGGCATTCCCAATAATATTGAGGCGTTAGCTCAGCACCGATGTTTACCTGTTCGATCACTAACAACAGGGCGCTTTCACCACTGGCGGCTCAAAGAAGGTAACGGTGCCAAACTGTATGAACCGCAAGGTAGACTGATTATGAATAACTTCGCCGCGGCACAAAAAGCCACAGTTGCCGGTGCTGGTATTGCCATGCTGGGCAGTTGGATGTTTAAAAAAGAACTCCAAGATGGCACGATTCAACCTATTCTTGAGCGGTTTTGGGGAACCGATCACCATTTGGGTCTATTATTCATCCCAAAAATACTTGCCGAATCGAGTACGTCTTTTGATAGACTATTTGGTCACAAACATCAAACGAATAACATGAACAGTAATCAAATTATGTCTGTCAAAAAGTGGTTCTTTGACTCTTTGGTTTATAAAAAGTAA
- a CDS encoding WYL domain-containing protein, with translation MRCVESPQTKRLRLIDFYLCFFGKVNRSDLIQHGDIAVATASRSFNAYKERFPNNTVFNESLRAYMRSASFSPAFEHDPEAALRLIAWGQELNSIPVTTYGVSSFATVLDSLSIDIVSQVTRSILNKRCISVLYSSSTSTETRTLTPHSLFKGLGAWHIRAWDSKRRKFLCFRISRILKAQQTDSSYDKTIKDDTLWNRDVVLSVAPHSKHENRNDLAIDLGMEGQYVRNITTNEALAGYVLNDLHVDCTPNASLPPHAFNLQLMNRHELEHVDSIRALVPGFINT, from the coding sequence GTGCGTTGTGTCGAATCTCCACAAACCAAACGACTAAGGCTTATTGATTTCTATCTCTGCTTCTTTGGGAAAGTGAATCGCTCCGACCTTATTCAGCACGGTGATATTGCCGTTGCAACAGCAAGCCGCTCTTTTAATGCTTACAAAGAACGTTTTCCCAACAACACGGTTTTCAACGAAAGCCTGCGAGCATACATGAGGTCAGCATCGTTTAGCCCAGCTTTTGAGCATGACCCAGAAGCAGCTCTGAGGTTAATAGCATGGGGTCAGGAGCTTAACTCCATTCCAGTTACAACTTATGGTGTAAGCAGCTTTGCAACAGTGTTGGACTCACTATCTATTGATATCGTCTCTCAAGTCACAAGGTCGATTCTGAATAAGCGCTGTATTTCTGTCCTGTATAGTTCCTCAACTAGCACCGAGACTAGAACCCTGACGCCTCATTCTCTATTCAAAGGACTTGGGGCTTGGCACATCCGTGCTTGGGACAGCAAAAGACGTAAATTCCTGTGCTTTAGAATCAGTCGAATTCTTAAGGCTCAGCAAACTGACAGCTCATACGACAAGACTATAAAGGACGATACTCTTTGGAACCGTGACGTTGTCCTAAGTGTTGCACCGCACTCTAAGCATGAAAATAGAAATGACTTAGCTATTGATCTAGGTATGGAGGGTCAATACGTGCGAAACATTACAACCAATGAAGCGTTAGCTGGTTACGTGCTCAATGATCTCCACGTAGACTGTACGCCTAATGCTTCTTTGCCGCCGCATGCCTTCAACTTGCAGTTGATGAATAGACACGAGCTAGAGCATGTTGACTCTATTCGAGCCTTAGTTCCTGGATTTATCAACACTTGA
- a CDS encoding ATP-binding protein, producing MNKSETKSSKLLGIVLFHSFIPGKLFKVKAIGHSNNTGDNGAGKSTLLSLLPAFYGADPSKLVDRQADKVSFVDYYLPTPKSVIVFEYEKLGERKCSVMYRNGSSVAYRFLTGTAEQLFSQHLYDELIKQGSETRTWLKNLVSQSMSVSSQIETSVDYRSVILNNKKRLAQRRSTGKNLVAIAHEYSLCSASHNMNHIDILTATMMRHKKMLSRFKTMIVDCFLNNTSMDDVPYKKEYINLANSLDVFVQLDTKKSKFDEAVASKDSLDEYIKQLNSYRAQIASYLRQLALNDTQLSDKIRSQKELHGSLVSERKDRLQKLDTELSIHRTEFERKSKVVDAIYNKRDKYENEDDILKNYALQ from the coding sequence ATGAATAAATCTGAAACAAAAAGCTCAAAACTACTAGGGATCGTACTTTTCCACTCCTTTATCCCTGGGAAACTATTCAAGGTCAAGGCTATCGGGCATAGCAACAATACGGGTGATAACGGAGCTGGTAAATCCACGTTGTTAAGCTTACTTCCAGCGTTCTATGGTGCCGATCCGAGTAAGCTGGTGGATAGACAAGCGGATAAAGTTTCCTTTGTTGATTACTACTTGCCCACCCCAAAATCTGTCATCGTGTTCGAATATGAAAAGCTTGGTGAGAGAAAGTGTTCTGTAATGTATCGAAATGGCTCCAGTGTCGCTTATAGGTTTTTGACAGGAACCGCTGAACAATTGTTTTCTCAGCACTTGTACGACGAGCTAATTAAGCAAGGAAGTGAAACTCGAACATGGCTTAAAAACCTTGTGTCTCAGTCAATGTCAGTAAGTTCGCAAATTGAAACTAGTGTCGATTACCGCTCAGTAATTCTAAACAATAAAAAGCGTTTGGCCCAAAGACGTAGTACGGGTAAAAACTTAGTTGCAATCGCCCATGAGTACTCGTTGTGTTCTGCGAGCCATAACATGAATCATATCGACATTTTGACGGCGACAATGATGCGCCACAAAAAAATGTTGAGTCGTTTTAAGACGATGATTGTGGATTGTTTCTTGAACAATACATCGATGGACGATGTCCCATACAAGAAAGAGTATATCAACCTAGCAAATAGCCTAGATGTGTTTGTTCAACTAGACACTAAAAAGAGCAAGTTCGATGAAGCAGTTGCAAGTAAAGACAGCCTTGATGAGTACATAAAGCAACTAAACTCCTATCGAGCTCAAATCGCTTCTTATCTGCGTCAACTGGCACTAAATGATACTCAGTTGTCTGACAAAATTCGTTCGCAGAAGGAGTTGCACGGCTCCCTGGTCAGTGAGAGGAAAGATAGACTTCAAAAGCTTGATACTGAGTTAAGCATTCATCGGACTGAGTTTGAAAGGAAATCCAAAGTAGTTGATGCTATTTACAATAAGCGTGACAAGTATGAGAACGAGGATGATATTTTAAAAAATTACGCTTTACAATAG
- a CDS encoding ATP-binding protein: MEITIVENGRPAVVRNDEDLEKVGSEGISKLAIIVVFCGMTRFLCQDEDVAIHWPLDELGKFLFLT, from the coding sequence ATGGAGATAACGATTGTTGAGAATGGACGCCCAGCAGTGGTTCGAAATGATGAAGATTTAGAAAAGGTCGGCTCCGAAGGGATTTCCAAACTAGCTATTATCGTTGTTTTCTGTGGGATGACTCGATTCTTGTGTCAGGATGAAGACGTTGCCATTCACTGGCCGCTCGACGAATTAGGAAAATTTCTATTTCTAACCTAG